TTAGTTAAATATCTAATCAAGCTTAAAGAAGTGTCAATTGAAGTTTGATTCTTACTAAGAACGATCTGATTTAAATGGGGAGGGCCAAAAGTGGGGGATTGTTTTCAATTCTTTTACTAGTTGGTATTGCATTTTGGCTATACATTTCCAAATTTGGACATTTTGTTTTTGGATCTTACATATTTTTATGGCAAATGGTAATAATGCAATGTGTTTTACAAATAATTGATCATAGACAATTATTGGTTCATAGATGTTTGTTTTAGGGTTTCTTAAAGAGAAgttctttttatatatagtatactttgagattgaaaaatatttataaaaaggtaaataaaatatttgggtAAATATGATTTAAGTGAAAAGAGTTTACCTAATAGAGGATTAAAGTTTCTGATTCGATTCCCATTGACAGTTCTAGATTCCTCTATGGAATAAAATCTGgttttagtatatatttttttttgataaatatgacTCTTATAAACTAGGAGAgattatgatttattattagTAGGTTGTGGGCAAGTGAATTTTAGACCTATGGTTATTTAGACAATTGAATTCCCTGGAAATCTATAGAATAGGTGGCTTTAGAGAAAGTAGACATTGAATCTTGTGTTAATTACTTTTCCACTTTCTAGATTaacatttctttttaatttctaaacaggtattattagtttaataaataaaaaatatacatttgagattgaaataatatttaattttgggGGGTTTTTTAAGAGACGTGAATCTATTGGTCTCTATCTCTTGGTGTCTATCTAATTAAACATGACATTAGACCTAACTTCAAATAATTGGGTTGCCTTGGGCTGTAGGCAGGTTTATATAGTTGAAATGTTAAAgttagtatataataataaaaacaaccCTAGTTTCCTAGTGGAAATAGTCGActtaaaagatcaaaatattattagttcGATTTTCACTGAAAACGTTTTGAATAGAATAGAACAACATGTGGCTGTTTTCCTTGCAatcttattttctaaaaaacttGCTTAAATTAAGGAAAGAGTACTGGAACACTATCTCCTTGACCCTTGGTAAAAGTGAAAACAAATGAATGGTCTTATTTACTTCTTTATTCATTGAGGGACCTTCATCAACAGCTTTTTACATTTCCTCTTGTTCAAAAGAAACAAACATGATCTGGAATCAGAAATCAATCTATAATGCTTTCTTTTGGTGCTTTTTCTAAAGaccttttttttctctccccCCCTTTATTGGGTTGAGCATCTAAGTCTAtgcttttttatatttttacacgATTCCTGTCTTATTAGTATTTGACAGCTATGTGTATTCTATCCcactttcattttaaataaagcttctctttctattctattCCACCTCTCTCTTTTTGTCATCTTGACTAGTATTCTAATTGCATCATGATGGTGTCTTCTTATGTTTACATTCAAAATCTTCAAAAGTTGTCTCAATTATTGACATGATGATGCCAAAGAATGTTATAGTATAGTTGATTATGTGTCATGCCTATTTACTAGAGGTAAATGGTTATGGATCCAAATGAGATTACATTTAGAAATAGAACTTAGTTAGACAATAGACACATATTGAGACTTTCTTTTCTGAATCTGAATTCAAATCTAGAAACATGATAAAGTGTTTCCTAATTGgcctaattttatattttattagagaaattagaattaatgaaatgacaatTATGCCCCCTTTAAAGGCCTTGCACTGTTGCACTGTTACCTTTTTTGTTTCACGAGATGAAcattattaatgtttatttgtCTTGATGTTGAATGACAACTCAGATGTGTTCAGTTTTATTGACATGTGACTTCTGGTGTGAAAAATactgtttttttttctcattcatttaaaTTCTGCATTCACACTCAACATTTTACCTTAAAgggtaagtttttttttacccAACTTTGTACCTGTGTACAAATTTCATTGGTAAACTTTCCATCTagtaaatatattatacaaatttatGGAGAAATTAACAATAGGGATATTATAATAGTACACGTAAGAGCTTCTTACAGATTAAGAAACCAACaatggtttattttatttgtctttATCTTACTACAGTTGCACATGATAAAAGATAGTGAGTAcacattatataatatgattatgggtcaatttattttatgtaattaaacATGATGTCAACTAATGAATAGGCATAATGTACCCATACACAAACAAAATTGTGGGTCCCTATGAGATTCGTTTTTATTACTAATAACGTCTTAATTTAAGTGGGGTAGActgaaaacaaaaagaaatttaGGGAGGGTTGAACCCCTTTTTTCGTTTAAAGCAATTATGTATAATGAAATTACCTTAAgttattgttttttcttattaacCAATTTTTTTACTCCTATGGTTATGGATCAGTGGGACTACCCCAAGCACTACAACACCGGTCAGTGGCACTCCAACTCCGGTATCTTCAACTCCAATATCCACCACACCCCCAGCTGGCACCACCCCTTACTCTGCCACACCGATTGGCGGAAATACACCTTACTCAGCCACTCCGGTTGGCAATACGCCTTACTCAGCAACTCCGGCTGGAGGAATAATCGGAGGTGCGGGAACAGGGAGTACAGGGTTAGGGCCATCGGGTATGACTGACCTCAGCAAAGGTGTATTTTTGCTGAAGGAATCTGGTTCGCTATTGTTCTTGGTATTTGTCGGGCTTGTGTTTTTGTGGGTATGATGGAGGAAGCTAATTGGCGAGAATTTAAGGTGGGAAAGTTATGGTGGATTTAATTAGATTATAGTATGTTAATTATTATGGTTgtttctattgtatttttgttttggtatttggtacttgttgttgttgttcatgTGCAGGCAGTTTGTTGTAGAATTACTAATATTGACAACTTGTGGTTAGTCAAAGACCATGTTTTCTTGTACTAAGCCAACATATGAAACTAAGATCCTGTTTGGAAGAGTTATTTTAAGCAgtagtttgtttttgttttttttagtttctcatgtataacaaattaataatcttgatttctttctttttgtttgtGTGTGTTTAAGAATATCTGTTATGATGTTTGTTATTAAGAATGAAAAaggttattatattttgttaagatAACAAGTAGAATGGAAAACAATTTGATAGATGAGGAATTTATTgttgaatgattattttttggttCATTAGAAACTAGGTTTTAGCTGAGTTTGGAAGTGagataataaattatctaaataaatattcatatttaaactTAGAAGGTGTTTTGTAATAGTTTTTCACTAATcctagtttaattttaatttatctgtTAGAGACAAAATGTTAGGTTCGAGTTTTACTTAAACCCGAAAAGGTAGGTCATATTTATCGAGTTTAAACACTTTTACGAATCTTTAactttcgggacccgaaatgaccttttcgggacccgaaatgaccTTTTCGGGACCCGTAAGGATCGTTTTGGGACCCGTaaggtttcgggacctgaaataaACGTTTcgggatattttaaaaattttctcaCTCATACCCACATGTCACGTTGATTCGTGAACTTACTTTCattgaatttatcattttatttatatatatatatataagtattaagctaattttaaaataataataaaaaaatgatatcagaaaatttaatacaaaatcattttttatttattatttctttgaaattataaaatttaattagtttaagaatttttcaaaattataccCATTAAATTCTCATAAAATCGTAAAATAGTAAATTTTTAACTAGCATACCTATTCtagatatattaaattataaaattttactatgaataaattcaaaattataaaaatgtaattagtttaagaattttctaaaattatacccactaaatttttttaaaatcataaaatagtaaatttttAACTAGCATACCTATtcttagatattttaaatagaatgcTCTATTTTCTCCCCTCTTATCATATATTTGTTACATTGGAATTGGATGATGACAAATAGTTATTAGGTCCATAAGTTTAGTTTAAGATACAATTATACCTCTACAATTtcataagttaaaaaaattaacttctctatatattttctaaaaaacaaaataagattaacaaacCATCTATTCACTCCCACTTATATTGAGGCGTCAcattaaatttaacttataattatttttagttcaaattcaaaaattgaaattaattgaaactagcatttagcctgTGCATTTgcacaaaaaataatataaaaatcgtgaaaaaaaattacggataacgttttttattttatttttaaccgttttaggtttatgggtgagtcaaagcacaatccgacctaaatatccatttactcaacatcattatatattagttagttaaaaagttgaacttatattaatattaaaacggcctgcgtttatcaaatttggtgttaaatttaaaatataaagtctttgtagcctagttggttaaagagttgtacttgtttttgttaggttgcaagttcgaaacatacctctagcatttttaattttatttttaaccgttttaaatttaaaaacgggtcaacccacaatccgacccaagtatccaaattaaccacagctctcgacccggaaatccgaacactttaaaaattaagcatcattatatatatagatttcaatttttattttttttaaatctcacaATTTAAAAGTTCTAAAACGAAATTTTATCCTTAGTTTCAAGTTTCAacaattttaacttattatatataaatatttataaataaataaaagatctatatcactaattattaaattttaacgAATTCAAGATTTTAACCTAAATCGGTAAGACATAATATCGTTAGGAATAACTTTACTAATAAAAACTCCCAATGGAGGTTTAAAAGAAGATTTCCGAAATTTCAATTAACCTAATTAGATTTATTACCCATTCTTGTCAATATGGACTCTATTCATCACACTAATCAACCACAGCGGGAGGATTTTAGACCTCTTAACATAGACGACGAGAAATGTCAAATATAATCAGGTTTCAATCTATTGCGGAAAATGTGGGGGACTTATCCTACTTGCTTACTATACTAATCCCAATAAAACGCGGACTCATCCTACTTGCTTATTATACTAATCCCAATAAAACGCGGCGCGCTTTTACGCGAGAAAGAGGACCACCCattgtttaatgaaaaaaaatatattacttgcTTCTTTTGAAGGTTTGAGGGACTTAATTGAGCCTTACACAGAATTTTCAAGTGCCTCTTAAgccattttccaaaaataaaatatcccaCCAATATTACTTCAAAGTTTGAAAGGTAAAAAGTAGTTGTAATAAGAGAGTGAAATCACGACGACGACGACTAAAGCGAAAGGCAAAGCGATACAGAGAAGGTGTAAAGACACATCAATGGAATCGTCGTCGAACGGAAGAGATAACGACGGCGGCGCCGGCGGAGACGATGGCGTCGTCGTCGTCGGAGGACCTCGTGTTGGATTGATATACGACGAAAGGATGTGTAGTCATTTCACGACTGATCGTACTCATCCCGAGAAACCAAATCGCATTCGCGCCATCTGGCAAGAACTTCAATCCTCCGGCATTACTAACAGGTTTTCTTTCTATCTATTCTCTTAAACCATACCTTACTCTATCATAATCCATTTAGGGAATTCATTTCATCTTTCCAATTATGCGTCAGGTTTGTTGACTTATGTTACTATCGTTTCTAATTTGCTTATTGATCAGTTCAATCGAACTTATAAAACGGTAATTGAAGTAGTCTGGCGATAAATGTTGATTGATCTCATTTTGTTAGACATGAAAATCAAGTTAACAGTTCGATTTTGTGTATTGTAAATCAGATTGACAGTTCTAGATGAATTTATTCAACTTCTGTAATCTGTTTTCAGATGCATATTTGTTAGTGCAAAAAAAGCAGAGGATAAACATATATCTCCACTTCACACCAAAGAGCATATCGACTTGGTCAAGAACATAAGCTCCAAGCGTCGCGCTCAAAGAGAAAGTGTTGCCAATCGtttaaattctatatatttCAATGAAGGCTCCTCTGAATCTGCATATCTTGCTGCTGGTTCTGTCATAGAGGTCGTTAtgtttccttttcaaataatcctcaGTTTGAATGATTTCAGATGTctattcatatttttctttgttattttaAGGGAACATTCTCGGTTTACAGAGGTTAACTTCCTAATGGATGTATTTTCAATCAGGTTGCTGAGAAAGTTGCCAAGGGTGAACTGAATTCGGCATTTGCTATTGTTAGACCTCCAGGACATCATGCAGAGAAAAGTGAACCCATGGGGTTCTGTTTGTTCAACAATGTTGCGATTGCGACAAAGTACCTATTGGATGAAAGAGTGAGACAtagtttaatttcattattttaactgTAAAATTTTGGTTGTTTTGGAATAAACTTAAAGTTATAGTTATACTTATGTTTCTTTTTCCATTTATGTAGCCAGACTTGGggattaagaaaatattaatagttgATTGGGATGTACATCATGGTAATGGTACTCAGAAAATGTTCTGGAAGGATCCTCGAGTATTATTCTTCTCTGTGCACAGGTACGATGAGAAATCTCATGTTCTCTACTTGGCTCATTCACTGTTTACCTTAATATGAAACCAGCTTAAACAAAATGATGATGTACTTTCTTTGATATTTTGCAGTATtcttcttgttattttatttttttgctgGGGTACCTTCTACCATTCCCATGCCATTTAGTGGATAAAATGAACTGGCCATGGCTTTATACCTAGAATATACCTTTTCCTTAAATAGGTAATGATATTTAGACCTGAGAAAGTTATGAAATTACAATTTTCTGTTGTCCAGGTACGATTCTGGAGCATTCTATCCATGTTCAGATGATGGTTCCCATCTAATGATTGGAGAAGGACCAGGTGAAGGTTATAATATCAATGTTCCATGGGAAAATGGTCGTACTTTTCCTTGTGAAGATGCAGACTACATAGCAGCTTGGGACCATGTGTTGATTCCTGTGGCTCGGGAATTTAAGCCAGATATTATCATGATTTCTGCTGGATTTGATGCAGGTAGGTCGTAGGCAACACAATATGTATGTTTTTGAGATTCTATATTGAGTTTCATTATACCAATTTCTAGTTCTTACTGCTATTGGGAAAGGAAATCTTTTGAAGAAGCAATTGGTTTAGTCCTAGTAAAAATAACTATATGATTGTCTTAATTAGTTTTGTCCAAAGATGAGTGCTAGATTCCAAGTATAATCCACCTTATTGTAACAAGAAGCAATTTTACTTTAAGCCTCGTATGTTAAAGATAAGTTACAGATGTTTAATTTGTCATGTGTTTGTAAGTTTCATGGCTATTTCTATTATACATGTCCGAATTAACTTTTCTCAATTAACAGCTCTTGGTGATCCTCTTGGTGGATGTCGTGTGACACCATATGGATATTCTGTCTTGTTAAAGAAGGTAAGCTTCTCGCAGTCATAACCCCTACTTCCTAATGAATAAAAGAGAAGACTTCTTAAATCTAATCCTAATAAATAAAGTACATCACCCAATTACATTTTCCAAATAACAGTGAACTAAAAATCTGAAATTAAAGCTTGCAATATTGTATTGTATATTGCATTATCATTGGTGCTACATTTTAATTTGCAATTTTGTTTCACATGAGATCTTTTGTGTTGCATTACCCAATTCATTACATATCATTCTACTTTTTAAATGTGAAATAGTTGATATCATTCTACTTTTTTAATGTGAAATAGTTGATGGAGTTTGCTGATGGTAAGATTGTGATGGCCTTAGAGGGaggttataattttaattctttagCAAAGTCAGTAAAGGCATGTGTAGAAGTACTGTTGGAGGATAATCACCGTGTTGAGTTACTGGAGGATAATCCATATGATTCCACATGGGAAGTAATAAAACAGGTAAAGTGATTCACAAATTCTAGTTTTTTCCTTCTGTAATAGTCATTGTAAGGGGAGTGCTTAAGTTGTAAATTCCCCTTCCAATAAATCATGAAGCTTTTTAGTCCATATAATCTAACACAAGCAATATGTGTACCTTGTAAGGTCCGTGAAAAACTGAAATCATTTTGGCCAGTACTTGCTGGCAAGTTACCCGAGGTAGATAATACTACAAGAAGAAGGAATCCTCCAATTATTGAGGTAATGTTTTCCTTCTTCACATCTTAAGCTGATTCTTGCTGCGATTTGTATGAAAAGTTTCAACTTAGTAAAGTTGTTCCACGGTTGGACAATTCACTGAAGCCTTCTCTTTTATTGCTTTTGTTTTAGCTTAGTGTCCACTGAACAATTTCTAGATGTTTAAAACTGATGATAAAACTGCCCTTCTGCAATCAATCAAATGAAGGATTGTTAAGAATATGAACAAAAACAATGTGGTAGCAACTAGAATTTCCAAATGCTACATAATTTTGGATAGATAagtttatgtttaatttgtaaaaaagaATTCCATGAGAGTAAAAAAACTTCTAAATTCGTTAAACATTTTAGCTGTTTTTCCAGCAGTTTTGTGTAATTAATTCAAGCATATTTGTTAAACAGTCCTCCAAGCTCTGATTCTGAACAGTCTTCTAATATCAGTTATATTTGTTATGCAGTCCTCGAGCTCTGAATCTGAACATGATGATACTAGTTGGTGCTTATTAACTACATTTGAAGAAATTGTGCGGCCACTTTCTGAGCTGACAGTTAGTGATGGTAAACTATATGTTGAACTCATTGGTAGCTAGTAAGTTATCACTTTTTGTGGGCTCTaacaacaaaatgaaaatgaacTCAGGCAAAGTAAATAATTGGCGAACAGAACTTTCAAAAGTTGATATTTGGTATGCTACCTATGGATCAAATATGCTTATGTCAAGGTTCCTTTGCTACATCCAAGGTGGACAGGTCAGTTTCCCTTTTGTGTGCATAAccactaaaataaaaataatatttgttttttttcattgaaACCAATTGCCAATGTAACAGACAAATAGAATAGTTCATgaaaatattaagttaattattcCAGGTGGAAGGCATGAAAAGGGCATGTGCTGGTTCAGTTGATAAAAGCCTACCAAGGGAGATTATGTGGAAGACCGTCCCTCATCGTTTGTTCTTTGGCCGTGATGAAACAAAAACCTGGGGTCCGGGAGGGGTTGCATTCCTCAATCCTGAATCTGACCTCGGGGAGAAAGCACACATTCTTCTTTATCGGATTACGTACGTTTTGGGCTCAAATTgacttttgttttttattttccatAATAGTTAGTAACTGTTTTTGCTTCTCTTTTGTTGCAGGCTTGAGCAGTTCAATGATGTGCTGTTTCAGGAGAATGTTTCAGACTATGACATGAGCTCTCCTCCTTTTGATCTGACTCATTTAGATTTGATTCATGATACGAAGTCCATCTCCTTGCATCTTTTCCAGGTATATGCTTAATGTCCCCACACTACCCttcttaaattttcttttataaatgcATTCAAGGGCAATCTTGTCTTTTCACCCACGATTCAAAGTGGGTATTGAACAATCTTGTTTATATTGTTTCCATTTTATGCAGAGTGGCTGGTACCATAATGTTGTGTTCATGGGGTATGAAAATGGCCTCCCAATACTGACAATGACGTAAGTTTGTTTATTCAGTTTACCCATTCTTTATATAGGTTGGTTTAAGTACCAGCATAGTGATGTAACAAAAACCACCTATTGTTATCATAATCTagatatattatgaatatatatgcAGATGCAGTGATTCTGATGTTGAAGGCTTCAAAACTGGGAAATTACCCTTAAATGCACCTGCTAAAGAATATGAAAACACCTTACTTAAGGGGCTGATGGAAGATAAATACCTTTCCCAGGAGGATGCCATTGCTTACTTAGGAGATGCTTCAACTAAGCCATTCTTATCTTCCAAATCTTCCAAATAGTTTTACGATATAATCAAGGTAACCGGTATTGTAGCTATTGAATGCAATTAATATACACTCTAGTAGAGTTCTATAGACCTAAAAACAATGCGATTAATATGACATAAGCTTGTGGAAAatcttgttttgttttttctttttaagcaTAATATTCTCATATTCAATTTCCACTATTAACCACACTGTAAATAATCACTTTATAATGAATTGCCAAAGGAGAAAAACAACAATGATATACTTTGataatatgtatttgtttattgaaaaatagaTATGAATGAATGGGCACtcttgaaaaacaaaatttgaggAAAAATCAGTTTGCCTATCTGTGTTTCAATGTTGCATGACCGCTGTCGTTAAGATGCTTATGCAGCTTGGTCCTGCACAAGAAAAAATGGGTTCAATTTCGGATTAGAAATTTAGAATCCGAAATGAGTTTTGAGTGAAGGAAGATAATTTACTTGGATCCGAAATCCTCTCCACATGTCTCGCAAACACTGCTTGTGGATTTCTGCAAGAACACGAAACTTATGATGCTGCTGCAACATGTAGTACTAGGAaatgtaatgttttgtttattttaccTTCTGTTTTCTTCCTTGGGGTTGGGGTGGGATGATTGATTCTTTCTTGGCTTTTCCCTTCTTCTTAACAGCAGGTTTTGACggtttttgacttttttttgcTGGCTGATCCTCTGTTGTAGCATTGTTGTCTTCTCGTTCTTGCTCAACAGACAATTCTTTGTTGATTTTCTCACCAACTTCATCGGCGGTTATGTCTTCTTTGAATGGTTTACTACTTGTATCAATTTTTCCAACAACTTCATCAACAGTTGTGGTGTCTTCTTTGGATGGTTTACTACTTGTATCAATTTTCCCAACAACTTCATCAACAGTTGTGTCTTCTTTGAATGGTTTACTAGTTCTATCTTTCCTCCTGTTCCTTCTGGTAGATTTCGTGTTATTATATTCCATGAAATCTGTTTCTTCTTCAGCTTTTTCTCCTTCGGAATCAGGAGAATAAGCCTTTGCTTGAGATTTACgaacatttttctttttcttgtgtCCGGATATCATTGCTTCGAGaaagtcttcttcttcgtcCGATTTAGGTATTTTatcaccattgtcagcatcaacaaaCATTTCCTCTTCACTGGATTGAGCTTCTTCGTTTTCATCACCActctcttctccttcttctccttcttcttcttcttcttctgctttTTCAAGGCTTGCTGctgatttagatttcttatgcCCTGAAATCATTGCTTCTAGAAAgctatcttcatcttcattttcATCGTCATCAATTCCTTTGGAATCACTACTGCCATCATCAGCACCGACAAACACTTCATCATCACTCTCTTTTTCTTCGAGGATGATTTGTTCATCAAACTGTTC
This is a stretch of genomic DNA from Impatiens glandulifera chromosome 4, dImpGla2.1, whole genome shotgun sequence. It encodes these proteins:
- the LOC124933502 gene encoding histone deacetylase 5 isoform X1 — protein: MESSSNGRDNDGGAGGDDGVVVVGGPRVGLIYDERMCSHFTTDRTHPEKPNRIRAIWQELQSSGITNRCIFVSAKKAEDKHISPLHTKEHIDLVKNISSKRRAQRESVANRLNSIYFNEGSSESAYLAAGSVIEVAEKVAKGELNSAFAIVRPPGHHAEKSEPMGFCLFNNVAIATKYLLDERPDLGIKKILIVDWDVHHGNGTQKMFWKDPRVLFFSVHRYDSGAFYPCSDDGSHLMIGEGPGEGYNINVPWENGRTFPCEDADYIAAWDHVLIPVAREFKPDIIMISAGFDAALGDPLGGCRVTPYGYSVLLKKLMEFADGKIVMALEGGYNFNSLAKSVKACVEVLLEDNHRVELLEDNPYDSTWEVIKQVREKLKSFWPVLAGKLPEVDNTTRRRNPPIIESSSSESEHDDTSWCLLTTFEEIVRPLSELTVSDGKVNNWRTELSKVDIWYATYGSNMLMSRFLCYIQGGQVEGMKRACAGSVDKSLPREIMWKTVPHRLFFGRDETKTWGPGGVAFLNPESDLGEKAHILLYRITLEQFNDVLFQENVSDYDMSSPPFDLTHLDLIHDTKSISLHLFQSGWYHNVVFMGYENGLPILTMTCSDSDVEGFKTGKLPLNAPAKEYENTLLKGLMEDKYLSQEDAIAYLGDASTKPFLSSKSSK
- the LOC124933502 gene encoding histone deacetylase 5 isoform X2; the protein is MESSSNGRDNDGGAGGDDGVVVVGGPRVGLIYDERMCSHFTTDRTHPEKPNRIRAIWQELQSSGITNRCIFVSAKKAEDKHISPLHTKEHIDLVKNISSKRRAQRESVANRLNSIYFNEGSSESAYLAAGSVIEVAEKVAKGELNSAFAIVRPPGHHAEKSEPMGFCLFNNVAIATKYLLDERPDLGIKKILIVDWDVHHGNGTQKMFWKDPRVLFFSVHRYDSGAFYPCSDDGSHLMIGEGPGEGYNINVPWENGRTFPCEDADYIAAWDHVLIPVAREFKPDIIMISAGFDAALGDPLGGCRVTPYGYSVLLKKLMEFADGKIVMALEGGYNFNSLAKSVKACVEVLLEDNHRVELLEDNPYDSTWEVIKQVREKLKSFWPVLAGKLPEVDNTTRRRNPPIIESSSSESEHDDTSWCLLTTFEEIVRPLSELTVSDGKVNNWRTELSKVDIWYATYGSNMLMSRFLCYIQGGQVEGMKRACAGSVDKSLPREIMWKTVPHRLFFGRDETKTWGPGGVAFLNPESDLGEKAHILLYRITLEQFNDVLFQENVSDYDMSSPPFDLTHLDLIHDTKSISLHLFQSGWYHNVVFMGYENGLPILTMTDSDVEGFKTGKLPLNAPAKEYENTLLKGLMEDKYLSQEDAIAYLGDASTKPFLSSKSSK